From Candidatus Omnitrophota bacterium:
AAAAATCTTCTTTAACAAATTCTGATTCTAAAATAAGATCGCCTGTTTTCTTGCCTTTTTTGAGAAATAAAAATAAGTATAAAAGCTGTGTCTCAGCATCGCTATCAGCAAGGGCTACTACCTTATACGCTTGCTTAATTGCTTCTTCTGTATAATTAGTCCGTGCCAAGAATTTTGTTAGTAAAAGAAGGGTGTCTTTATCATTAATACGGTTTTTGATCTCTAAGAGTGATTTTATCTGATGTTCTTTATCGCTCCCCCCGATGTCGTTGACCATTGCTGTGTAATTAATCTTATGCCTGTAATTTTGTGGTTCTATTTTTACCAATCTTAAATATAGATCCCTAGCTTTATCTAATGAGCCTAATTGTTGGTAAATCGCTGCTTGTAATTCTAACACGAATGGGATATCGCCTTGTTTAGCTATTAGATTTTTACATACTTCTAAACATTTTTGTATGTTTTCCGCTCTGTTTTCTTTTGATTCGTATAGACATATTAAATAATCTTTTATAAAATCGTCAAATAAAGATTCTGAAACTATAACTTCATATAGCGGTATTGCAGCATCATATGAGCCGATCTTTTTATAATGTTTGGCCAAATGTATTATTGCAATATTTTTTTCTGGTCCTGTAGCAGTTTTCATCACTTCCGTTATTAGTGATTTAAAAGCCTCTGTTTCTCCTTTAGCCCTTTTTATCTCTGCATCTAATAGTAGTATTTTTGGGTCTTTACCAAATTTGCTATATAGTTGCTTTAAAATACTGCTTGCTTCATCATAATCTTTTTTTGATACGTAGGTTTCTGCTAATAACAAATTGGGTACAATATTTAAACTGAGAAGCTCTTCTTTATAATATTGTTTAATTGCAGCAATTGCTTCCTCAGCTCTCGGCTCTGGTTGATCTACATACGATGATACTAGGGTTGGCATTATGTCATCTTTACTAGCGCCCCCATCTAAAGCTTTCTTAAAATCTACTATTGCTTCATCTTGGTTTTTAGTTAATACATTTATTTTTGCTTTATTTGCATATGCAAGAGGGTTTTTAGGATCAATTTCCAATACGGCATTTATGTCGTTAATAGCAAGATCAAACTTATCTAATATGGCTCTAACGCTAGATCTGTTTATGTAGGCATCTTCTAGTAGGGTCTTTTTATCAGTTGTTTTTAACAAATTGATGGCTTGTGTTAATAATCGTTCCGATTCTTCTAAGTCTTTTATATTTTCTGAGGATAGACCAAAGCGCCAAGCTCGGCCTTTCATAATAAATTGCAGTAAATGCGAGCCATATGTTAAATAAATTTCTGGTATGTCCTTCGCCGTCTCTAACGCTTTCTGGAAATATTCCTTTGCTTTTACAATTTCGTCTTTTTTTGCATAGGCAAGAGCAATATTTAGCAAAGCGTTTTTATCTTTTTTAAATCTATCTTTAATTTCCATTTTCTAACCCTCTTTACGATATAACGTCATCGCTTCTTCTGTCTTATCAGCAGCCATTAGTAATTCGAATTTTATATTAATTGCTTCGTTATCATTTGGATCCATTATTATAGCTGCATCTATATATGGTAGACCATCCAAAGGCTTGTCCTCAAATAAACATGCCAATGCTCTATTCTTACAAGCAATAAGTGAGGGTGGAGATATAAAATCATATGCAATTTTAAACATTTTCGACGCTTCTGCTTCATCTCCTAATACTACATAACATACGCCAAGATTATTATAAACCTTGAATTTTGCAATCATTGGTACTTTAAGGTCTTTTTTAAAATCATTTATTAATTTTTCGTATATTATTTTTGCGCTTTCATGCTTGGCGTTATCCATTAAAACTTTGGCGTTATCGATTTCGGTTTTATACTTACACCCCTCTAGCGAATCGATGTCACTAACTTTGGCAGGTAAAATATTGGATCGAGATGTGCTTATAGATTGTTCATAAGTTAATTCTGTCGATGGTTTCTTTTCGAGCGTTTTTGCTATATTAGTTCGAACCTCTATCATCATTTTGTTAGTAGCTTCCATTGTTTGAGAAACAGAAAGAGGCACATGCTCTGCTTTGGGTAATTCTTCCGTAAAAATTTCTATAAACCTAGCGCTTATTAACCCTATGTCTCGTTGCTTAAGATTAGTGCATTCCCCACATTTTTCGTTCAAACCTTTAGATATAGCGTCTTGCGCTATTTGAGGATTTATCTTGTAGTTTTGACCGATTACGGCGATAAGCTCTTTATTATTACTAAGCGTTTCCCATAAAATGATATCAATTCGTCCACTTTTTAATTCATTAGAAACTCTTCGTGCAGATATAATAACTGCTTTTAGTATAGGCTCTTTTCTGAACAAAGAGAGGAGCTTTTCAACGGCCTTTTCTCCAAAAACCGTTGTTATTAACTCTGCTCCCTTTATACATATCTGGAATAATATTTCCATATAGCAGATTAATCCTATAATAAAAAAGCGTTAGAATTAATTCTAACGCCTTAACATTCTTAATGTTATGTAATTGCTCTTGATCTCATAACCAACCCTTTGTTGTCTGATATTATAGCAGTATCGAGATATTACTACAAGGATTAGGTTAGAGCGACAGTTGGCTTCAGTAGAGTAGTTTGACTATTATACTTACGATGAGCGAGGCAAGACACTACGTTGTGACAGGATTGTGACATAAAAAAACTCGCCCTAAGTATAGAATTAGAGCGAGTCCGCCACTTACTCGACGATAAACTGGCGGGGACGACGGGGATCGAACCCGCGACCTTCAGATCGACAATCTGACGTTCTAACCAGCTGAACTACGTCCCCAACAAAAATCCCGATATGATAAAAGTGGTGTTATTTTAGCAATTCCGGCTTGTCTTGTCGAGACAAATTTTTAATCCCGATTTTGCGTTTAAGGACCGTTAATGTACCCCCCTGGGGGGGCCGGTCCGAAATTTTCCGGCCTTATTTCCGGCGGCTCTCTTTTTTGAAGGCTGCCGCGCCTTCGAAGATGAGAAAGGCCGACAGGGCGAGCAGGATAAAGATAGTGATGTCGTTTGCGCCGATACCGGGCCTGCCCGATGCCAGGCGCACCAATGTGGGTTTGACCAGCAGGATGAGCGCGGTTATCGAGGTCACAAGCATAAAGACCGTCGCAAGAAGGACATGGAAAAATTTCATCTTACTCTTGAAGAGCCACAGGCTGATGATCAGGAGCACAAACCCCGCCAGAAGCTGGTTACTGGCGCCGAAGACCGTCCAGAATACCTTCCATGCCGGGATGACGTTGCCGTCCGCGTCAACGATCTTCTGCATCAGGAAGACGGCGGGCAAAAGAAGCGTGATGAAGCTCGCGATATACGGGCTGAAACGGTTGCGCATACCGGCCAGTTCTTCAAATATGTAACGGCCGAGACGCGTCGCCACATCGAGCGTGTCATACACAAATGTTGCGAACGCAAGGAGCGCAAAATTGAGCGCGAAGGCGTGCGGTATGCCCAGGCGGTCCAGGAATGTCGCGATACCGCTCGCGTAGATCATGTTCGGATCTTTGAGCGCATTCGCCTGCGACGCCCCGAGAACCATAAGGGTCGAGAGGGCGATGATAGCCACCGCGCTTTCCAGGAGCATCCCGCCATACCCGACAGGCGCAGCGTCGGTCTCCTTATGGAGCTGCCGCGAAGTGGTGCCGCTTGCCACCAGCGCATGAAACCCCGAACATGCGCCGCATGCGATCGTGATGAAGAGTATCGGGAAGAGAGGAAGGCCCGAGGGGTTCTGCCAGGATATGAACGCCGGGTACTCGACATGCAGACCCCCGAAGAGCGATCCTATCGCTATACCGATGAAGCTGACAAAGACCGTCCCTGCCAGGAAGAACCCTCCCATATACCCGCGTGGCTGCAGGAGGAGCCATACCGGGATGACCGAAGCCATAAAGCAGTAACATAAAAGGAGTATATCCCATGTCTGACGCACTTCCATCCCCGGTATCGGCGGGATATACAACGGGAAGAGATTCCCCGCATAAATACACCCCAGTATCAACGGCGCAAATATAGCGGTTGCGAGAGCCAGGTTCATCCTGAAACGCTTGACCGCTATGCCCATCGCCAGAGCAAGGCCGAGGTATAGCATTGAACTCGATGCCACCTTGCCGCCGTTCACCGGCTCAACGAACGTGTTCACCGTAATATCGGTAAAGACGGTTATTATGTACATGAGCGAAAACCACAGGAAGATGAGGAATACGATAAACGCCCGAGGCGGCATGTAATTCTTGACCACCTCAGCGATCGACCTTCCCTCGTGCCGTATCGAAGCTACGAGGGCGCCCATATCGTGTACGCCGCCGATAAGGATGCCGCCGATGATTATCCATAACACGGCAGGGCCCCAGCCGAACCATAGACCCGCCAGGATCGGGCCGACGATCGGGCCCGCCGCGGCGATGGCCGAAAGGTGCTGGCCCAGGAGATAGGTCTTATGGATCGGTTCGTAATCCATGCCGTCGCGAAGCGTATGCGCGGGGGTCTTACACCTGTCGTCGAGGCAAAATGATCTCTTCAGGAAAAACCCGTAGATGAAATACCCCGCCGCTAACGGCACGAATAAAAGTATGACGGTGAAGAAGAGGTT
This genomic window contains:
- a CDS encoding tetratricopeptide repeat protein, encoding MEIKDRFKKDKNALLNIALAYAKKDEIVKAKEYFQKALETAKDIPEIYLTYGSHLLQFIMKGRAWRFGLSSENIKDLEESERLLTQAINLLKTTDKKTLLEDAYINRSSVRAILDKFDLAINDINAVLEIDPKNPLAYANKAKINVLTKNQDEAIVDFKKALDGGASKDDIMPTLVSSYVDQPEPRAEEAIAAIKQYYKEELLSLNIVPNLLLAETYVSKKDYDEASSILKQLYSKFGKDPKILLLDAEIKRAKGETEAFKSLITEVMKTATGPEKNIAIIHLAKHYKKIGSYDAAIPLYEVIVSESLFDDFIKDYLICLYESKENRAENIQKCLEVCKNLIAKQGDIPFVLELQAAIYQQLGSLDKARDLYLRLVKIEPQNYRHKINYTAMVNDIGGSDKEHQIKSLLEIKNRINDKDTLLLLTKFLARTNYTEEAIKQAYKVVALADSDAETQLLYLFLFLKKGKKTGDLILESEFVKEDFYIRLRKDGQESEFLLLDDPGASLVRAEIYKESNLGKAIYGKKIGDKITIKIEGGRDEVVEILGIKSKYVKLFQSILNNFNTYFPSNKTIQKIEANPEKVLEMVKRKSEYASQITQMYLSKKLTIGALSKFMNISLFTAWAGLIAMGNRLFCASGSAVEQIKEQELINKSKEVLLDPLSLFTLAYLDMLTLPTKYFDKVYVTRATIDEIDMSIADETGFGDSEGMSVFYHEGKAYRQNFSAEGSKNKIDFLQKIKDAAANTFNIIGLDKLLEKDLETKEQLLGRPYIYSIQTCKEKRLPLFCDDLLFKELLFNDYKIDSFSIQNFLTMLVQKKLLSESEYYDAVIKLAGLKYYYLSISAQMLLYCAEKNSFQASNDFNAFIDILQSKETTLDSQLNVLTDFMKLIILELPDPGMRRKYLEIILKVVTTDRDPRSVTKKFSDLLKRKLGLIDHVMPLINKEISDWLKFNYKIIY
- a CDS encoding carbon starvation CstA family protein; translation: MNLFFTVILLFVPLAAGYFIYGFFLKRSFCLDDRCKTPAHTLRDGMDYEPIHKTYLLGQHLSAIAAAGPIVGPILAGLWFGWGPAVLWIIIGGILIGGVHDMGALVASIRHEGRSIAEVVKNYMPPRAFIVFLIFLWFSLMYIITVFTDITVNTFVEPVNGGKVASSSMLYLGLALAMGIAVKRFRMNLALATAIFAPLILGCIYAGNLFPLYIPPIPGMEVRQTWDILLLCYCFMASVIPVWLLLQPRGYMGGFFLAGTVFVSFIGIAIGSLFGGLHVEYPAFISWQNPSGLPLFPILFITIACGACSGFHALVASGTTSRQLHKETDAAPVGYGGMLLESAVAIIALSTLMVLGASQANALKDPNMIYASGIATFLDRLGIPHAFALNFALLAFATFVYDTLDVATRLGRYIFEELAGMRNRFSPYIASFITLLLPAVFLMQKIVDADGNVIPAWKVFWTVFGASNQLLAGFVLLIISLWLFKSKMKFFHVLLATVFMLVTSITALILLVKPTLVRLASGRPGIGANDITIFILLALSAFLIFEGAAAFKKESRRK